A genomic segment from Gemmatimonadota bacterium encodes:
- the hprK gene encoding HPr(Ser) kinase/phosphatase — MPQISIGKMLEDYGDQLALSSVAGKGGIGNTLSTSDVHRPGLALAGFLGLFTFDRVQVMGNTEMLYLSSLDPDICRQTLETIFQFDIPCMVITDGNEVLPVMVELSNARHIPLLATPFATTKFAHLFSYYLDDVFAPRTAIHGSLVDVYGIGLLFVGASGIGKSEIAVDLVERGHRLVADDVVLVSRKVQGMIMGSSGETLRDHIEIRGLGILNVRNMFGVRAVRMQKRVEVVVKLIKWDETAAYDRIGLDEDWVSILDLEVPQVTVPIYPGKNITVIAETIALNYQLKIQGYHTAQEFNRRLVERMKNKVRDDMSIRADIE; from the coding sequence GTGCCACAGATTTCTATTGGCAAGATGTTAGAAGATTACGGTGACCAACTCGCGCTCTCGTCCGTTGCAGGAAAAGGGGGAATTGGCAACACGCTATCTACCAGCGATGTCCATCGTCCCGGTCTCGCGCTTGCGGGGTTCCTCGGTCTTTTTACTTTTGACCGCGTTCAGGTTATGGGCAATACGGAGATGCTCTATCTGTCGAGTCTTGATCCCGATATTTGCCGTCAAACCCTTGAAACCATTTTTCAATTTGACATTCCCTGTATGGTTATCACAGATGGGAATGAAGTATTACCCGTGATGGTCGAATTGTCCAATGCGAGGCATATCCCCTTGTTGGCCACACCGTTTGCGACTACTAAGTTCGCCCACCTTTTTTCTTATTATCTCGACGATGTGTTTGCACCGCGCACAGCCATTCACGGTTCGCTGGTCGATGTGTATGGCATTGGACTGTTATTTGTTGGTGCGAGCGGGATTGGAAAAAGTGAGATTGCCGTTGACCTCGTTGAACGCGGGCATCGATTGGTCGCGGATGACGTCGTGCTCGTGTCGCGCAAGGTACAGGGAATGATTATGGGCAGTAGTGGGGAAACACTGCGAGATCATATAGAAATACGCGGTCTGGGCATTTTGAATGTTCGCAATATGTTTGGCGTGCGTGCCGTTCGCATGCAAAAGCGCGTCGAGGTTGTTGTCAAGCTCATTAAATGGGATGAGACCGCAGCGTACGATCGCATTGGACTCGATGAGGATTGGGTCTCGATTCTCGACCTCGAGGTGCCGCAGGTTACAGTGCCGATCTATCCGGGGAAAAATATTACGGTGATTGCAGAGACGATAGCCTTGAATTATCAACTCAAAATACAGGGCTATCACACGGCACAAGAATTTAATCGCCGCCTTGTTGAGCGCATGAAAAACAAAGTTCGAGACGATATGTCTATTCGCGCAGATATCGAGTAA
- a CDS encoding TonB-dependent receptor codes for MVFWQRSIPILVCAALLFGVSEAQSVGTITGTVTDAESGEKLEAVQVYIPALTLGAVSDEQGRFIIDNVPGGTYELKADLIGYASATVAITVRAGQTTTVALQMALSALYLDEVVVTGTAFKESPINLPYAVTVVGREKMAEQGSPQAVDFFKNLGASHGVIGEANSWYNDQSVSVPETVANVNLRGLGASRTLVLINSRRQVYIPARLFGGRFVDVNAMPSIAIDRIEVLKEGASAIYGSDAVAGVANFLTRNDFTGFEVSAAHDYFSGAGDTNFGAIWGRSLGKAHAVISAEWMGRQELNARERSWTLRGFPFWGWSGTGNPGAFLRPSLSGAENKDEFVQALVNAPRFIDPNCEALGGHAESWTCRFRYQPWDILIEKQRHLRTFAEINGPLGDDAKYHIEAMWADTYMPHYTTTPSFPPITLFNGNQLVESNHPGRQAYCRSLIGSKLQENCLEGDWYFFGRLVGNEGPGRSLSRQSQTERISGSITRDFQIADRDARFDFGISYSRSSGNMNQPAEYAYRKFLAFRGFGGPDCGVEVIADPTAPEGMRLGPLNGKVAGQGDCMYYNPLSNAIQFSTQAPDGLDPFAFVFADKQNPDYVPGLENSASLIDWINEEVDLENDAALLVADATLTGTWTENVWLNASYAAGYQFRRLDVSAQPNDPGNLTTNPCLVPGDRSCIDATGRQIGFGSGLFTLTNGHYPYEDNQIVHRIFGELPLSMGENLDAQFVANYEFHKEASSFNPKVAASWRFSDSDAHSLDLRGSVQTTFRTPSVDDLNTDVRTTLEYLDPVGVYKAIDAYGSTDLKPEEAFTYNVGVVLLANPDIEMTFDYWRYDFKNVIATLPQNDVVRLYGEGYNGDERKLNAVKDRISCPGNVTDGSCVPGDIERVRIDLINWPGVQTSGFDWHIGMRFNAGTGQLSGGLDGTYTREYYMKELRIDGVEYRAALDGAGYYNRTHPLASPIPQWKWRGSAGYHWGNYSLVNYVNYISAYEDRDVWTLDGRIDSFLTYDVNFVWYLPKRGMNITFSALNLAGQVPPLVDFELGFDGLTHNPKGRRFKLAATYQLGR; via the coding sequence ATGGTTTTTTGGCAGAGATCTATTCCTATTCTGGTATGCGCGGCATTGCTTTTTGGCGTGAGTGAGGCGCAATCTGTTGGAACTATTACCGGCACAGTGACCGATGCTGAAAGTGGAGAGAAGTTGGAAGCGGTACAGGTCTATATTCCGGCGCTGACACTGGGCGCAGTGTCGGATGAGCAAGGTCGCTTTATTATCGACAATGTGCCGGGTGGCACGTATGAACTGAAGGCCGATTTGATCGGCTATGCGAGCGCGACAGTAGCGATTACTGTGAGGGCTGGACAGACAACGACGGTTGCTTTGCAGATGGCGTTGTCCGCACTTTATCTGGACGAAGTGGTGGTAACGGGCACGGCATTTAAGGAGTCACCCATCAACTTGCCCTATGCGGTCACTGTCGTTGGGCGAGAAAAGATGGCAGAACAGGGGTCTCCACAGGCGGTTGATTTCTTCAAGAATCTGGGTGCGAGTCACGGCGTGATCGGCGAGGCGAATAGCTGGTACAACGACCAATCTGTTTCGGTTCCAGAGACCGTTGCGAATGTGAACCTGCGCGGACTCGGGGCTTCGAGGACGCTGGTGCTGATCAACAGCCGCAGGCAGGTGTACATCCCCGCGCGTTTATTCGGCGGTCGCTTTGTGGATGTAAATGCGATGCCTTCGATAGCCATTGACCGGATTGAGGTGCTCAAAGAGGGAGCCTCGGCCATCTACGGATCGGATGCGGTAGCCGGAGTCGCCAATTTCTTGACGCGCAACGACTTCACGGGTTTTGAAGTTTCGGCGGCTCACGACTATTTTTCCGGTGCGGGCGATACGAATTTCGGTGCAATATGGGGAAGGAGCCTCGGTAAAGCCCATGCGGTTATTTCTGCGGAATGGATGGGACGACAGGAATTGAACGCACGCGAGCGGAGCTGGACATTGCGTGGGTTCCCATTTTGGGGATGGTCGGGTACTGGCAATCCCGGTGCATTTCTCAGGCCGTCGCTATCGGGCGCGGAGAACAAGGATGAATTTGTTCAGGCACTTGTCAATGCGCCCCGCTTTATTGACCCCAATTGTGAGGCCCTCGGAGGCCATGCCGAAAGCTGGACGTGTCGTTTCCGATACCAGCCCTGGGATATTCTGATCGAGAAACAGCGCCATCTTCGAACTTTTGCCGAGATCAATGGACCTTTGGGCGATGACGCGAAGTATCATATAGAGGCCATGTGGGCCGACACCTATATGCCTCATTACACGACGACACCTTCTTTTCCGCCGATCACGCTGTTCAACGGGAATCAACTCGTTGAGAGCAATCATCCGGGTCGGCAGGCGTATTGCCGTTCGCTGATAGGTTCTAAACTTCAAGAAAACTGTCTCGAAGGCGACTGGTACTTTTTCGGTCGGCTCGTTGGCAACGAGGGACCTGGACGCTCACTGAGCCGTCAATCGCAGACTGAGCGCATCTCGGGGTCTATTACGCGCGATTTTCAGATTGCTGATCGAGACGCCCGGTTTGATTTTGGCATCAGTTATTCCCGTAGCAGTGGGAATATGAACCAGCCAGCGGAATACGCCTACCGCAAGTTCCTCGCCTTTCGCGGCTTTGGGGGACCAGATTGTGGCGTTGAGGTTATCGCAGATCCAACTGCTCCCGAAGGGATGCGCTTGGGTCCTCTCAATGGCAAAGTGGCTGGGCAGGGGGATTGCATGTACTACAACCCGCTCAGCAACGCGATTCAATTTTCCACGCAAGCTCCTGACGGATTGGACCCCTTTGCGTTTGTATTTGCGGATAAGCAAAACCCCGATTATGTCCCCGGTCTTGAGAATAGCGCGTCGTTGATTGATTGGATTAACGAGGAAGTCGATTTGGAAAACGACGCTGCGCTACTGGTCGCAGACGCGACGCTGACGGGAACATGGACGGAAAATGTCTGGCTCAACGCGAGTTATGCCGCCGGATATCAGTTCCGCCGCCTCGATGTGTCTGCGCAGCCAAATGATCCGGGCAATCTGACTACCAATCCCTGTCTGGTTCCCGGCGATAGATCGTGTATCGACGCGACCGGGCGTCAGATTGGTTTCGGCTCTGGTCTTTTTACGCTTACCAACGGACATTATCCCTACGAAGACAATCAGATCGTGCATCGGATTTTTGGCGAACTTCCCCTTAGTATGGGCGAGAATCTTGACGCGCAATTTGTTGCTAACTACGAGTTCCACAAGGAAGCAAGCAGTTTTAATCCCAAGGTGGCGGCAAGCTGGCGTTTCTCGGATTCTGATGCACACTCATTGGATTTGCGCGGATCGGTGCAGACGACTTTTCGCACGCCTTCGGTAGATGATCTGAACACAGATGTTCGCACGACTCTCGAATATCTCGATCCCGTAGGGGTTTACAAAGCTATAGACGCTTATGGGAGTACTGATCTCAAACCCGAAGAGGCATTTACCTATAATGTAGGGGTTGTTCTGCTTGCAAATCCAGATATAGAAATGACCTTTGATTACTGGCGTTATGACTTCAAAAACGTGATCGCTACCCTGCCGCAAAACGATGTAGTGCGGCTCTACGGCGAAGGTTATAATGGCGACGAAAGAAAATTAAACGCCGTAAAGGATCGCATTTCATGCCCTGGCAATGTCACGGACGGTTCTTGTGTCCCTGGAGATATTGAGCGCGTGCGGATTGATTTGATCAATTGGCCCGGTGTCCAGACTTCGGGATTCGACTGGCATATAGGAATGCGTTTCAATGCCGGGACGGGTCAGCTTTCTGGCGGTCTGGATGGCACGTACACGCGCGAGTATTACATGAAGGAACTTCGCATAGATGGCGTGGAATACCGCGCTGCGCTGGATGGCGCGGGATATTACAATAGAACCCATCCGCTGGCATCACCGATTCCACAGTGGAAATGGCGAGGCTCTGCTGGCTACCACTGGGGCAACTACAGTCTGGTCAATTACGTCAACTACATATCCGCGTATGAGGATAGGGACGTGTGGACGCTGGATGGTCGCATTGATTCATTTCTCACCTATGATGTCAATTTTGTGTGGTACTTGCCCAAGCGCGGTATGAATATCACGTTCTCCGCGTTGAATCTGGCCGGGCAAGTGCCGCCTCTCGTCGATTTTGAACTGGGGTTCGACGGCTTGACGCATAATCCCAAAGGCCGACGGTTCAAATTGGCGGCTACATATCAACTCGGGCGTTGA
- a CDS encoding aspartate kinase: MKKIVCKFGGSSIADAAQVEKVVSIVRSDERRCLVVPSAPGKRSEDDTKITDLLYLCHELARQNVDFSEPFNKISTRFLDLSKALSVSIDMERLLAEVESRIADGAGRDYVASRGEYLCGRILADVLGAAFVDPAEAILFRADGRLDSDSYRRLRVHLSDERLYVIPGFYGADAEGEIVTFSRGGSDITGAIVARAVGAEVYENWTDVSGLLMADPRLVPNPLPVEEITYREMRELAYMGADVLHDEAMFPVRTAEIPIHIRNTNRPEDAGTLILPSRELTERLIAGVAGRPNFSMLFIEKDLMNQMTGFGQQVLEVVARHGISYDHTPSGIDTMSVIIQDEQLDGKGELLVEDIQRIIEPDRVELIHGLALIATVGEGMSHRVGIAARLFTALANAGVNVRVIDQGASEINIIVGVEEADLETALVAIYRAFVN; encoded by the coding sequence ATGAAAAAAATTGTTTGTAAATTTGGTGGTTCATCGATCGCCGATGCCGCGCAGGTCGAGAAGGTAGTGTCTATTGTGCGAAGCGATGAACGCCGCTGTTTGGTCGTGCCATCCGCGCCGGGTAAGCGGTCTGAAGATGATACAAAAATTACTGATTTGCTCTATTTGTGCCACGAACTCGCGCGACAAAATGTCGATTTTTCAGAGCCGTTTAACAAAATTAGTACGCGATTTTTGGATCTCTCAAAGGCTCTTAGTGTGTCGATTGATATGGAGAGACTCCTCGCTGAGGTCGAGAGCCGGATAGCGGATGGTGCGGGGCGAGATTACGTGGCGTCGCGCGGCGAGTATTTGTGCGGACGCATCTTAGCCGATGTTTTGGGTGCAGCGTTTGTCGATCCAGCCGAGGCGATTCTATTTCGGGCTGACGGACGCCTTGACAGCGATTCATATCGGCGACTGAGGGTGCATCTTTCAGATGAACGCCTCTATGTTATTCCGGGATTTTACGGTGCGGATGCAGAGGGCGAGATAGTGACATTTTCGCGCGGTGGATCGGATATTACCGGTGCGATTGTCGCCCGCGCAGTTGGGGCAGAAGTGTACGAAAACTGGACGGATGTATCCGGATTGCTCATGGCCGATCCCCGCCTGGTGCCCAATCCATTGCCCGTAGAGGAAATTACATATCGCGAGATGCGCGAGTTGGCCTATATGGGGGCCGACGTCTTGCACGACGAGGCGATGTTTCCGGTGCGCACAGCTGAAATTCCCATTCATATTCGCAATACCAATCGACCAGAGGATGCCGGCACGCTGATTTTGCCGAGCCGAGAGCTTACAGAGCGCCTGATCGCCGGGGTTGCAGGGCGTCCCAATTTTAGTATGCTGTTTATTGAAAAAGATCTGATGAATCAGATGACGGGATTTGGGCAGCAGGTCCTGGAGGTAGTCGCACGACACGGGATCAGTTATGATCACACGCCGTCGGGCATCGATACAATGTCGGTGATCATACAGGATGAGCAATTGGATGGCAAGGGCGAACTTCTCGTCGAAGACATTCAGCGCATTATCGAGCCTGATCGCGTCGAACTGATCCACGGACTTGCGCTGATTGCGACGGTTGGCGAGGGGATGTCGCACAGGGTTGGCATTGCCGCGCGTCTGTTTACTGCGCTGGCAAATGCAGGTGTGAATGTGCGGGTAATTGATCAGGGGGCTTCAGAGATCAATATTATTGTGGGGGTCGAAGAAGCCGATCTCGAGACAGCACTGGTCGCTATTTATCGCGCTTTTGTTAATTAG
- a CDS encoding ATP-binding protein, with the protein MPDSLPQVLMHSAPSLYEHLDAFAQIVESAVRIAGASEDEQVDLMVAVMEALNNAIDHGNGEDASKKVHLKIDIHPTSITVWVQDEGGGFDPNTAPDPLAPENLMNDSGRGLLMMRAFMDEVDFMPSRKGTLVKMIKYFSSKSSPSHC; encoded by the coding sequence ATGCCCGATTCATTACCTCAGGTGCTGATGCACAGTGCCCCAAGTTTGTACGAGCATCTCGACGCATTTGCCCAGATTGTTGAGTCGGCTGTTCGGATAGCTGGTGCTTCAGAAGATGAGCAAGTCGATCTGATGGTTGCAGTCATGGAAGCACTCAATAATGCGATTGATCATGGCAATGGTGAAGATGCTTCAAAGAAAGTACATCTCAAGATCGATATCCACCCCACTTCCATCACAGTTTGGGTACAAGACGAGGGGGGAGGTTTTGATCCCAATACCGCCCCTGACCCGCTTGCGCCAGAAAATCTAATGAATGATTCCGGGCGTGGGCTTTTGATGATGCGTGCGTTTATGGATGAAGTGGATTTTATGCCTTCTCGGAAGGGCACGCTGGTTAAGATGATCAAATATTTTTCCTCTAAGTCGTCACCATCTCACTGTTGA
- a CDS encoding BCCT family transporter, which translates to MKTHLEGIHDREYRKLFGLDIYLTPVFVISGITIVAFVTGALVFQEAATEGFKNIREWLTANLDWFFIIAANLVVLFCFYVALSPLGKVRLGGADAKPEYTYLTYLAMLFAAGVGIGLLFFGVAEPVYYFKAPPLGITPGTEDAVSVGIAATVFHWGLHGWAIYGVVGLALGYFSYNRGLPLTIRSAFYPLFGDRVWGWPGHIIDTFAIFAGLFGLATSLGLGVQQVTSGLNYLFDIPANNTTMVVLIVAITSIALISVLTGINVGIKRLSQFNIIIAFLLLLTVISLGPTLYIFRSIFAGLGSYFAQVVPLSNWIGREDVAFVRDWTTFYWAWWFAWAPFVGTFIARISKGRTVREFVVSVLLLPTLLCLLWFGTFSGTAFYQHLVEGYTGVTENVEAWKLEIALFKMFDKLPMATLLSSVAMLLTVVFFVTSSDSGSLILDTIAAGGKVDAPVAQRVFWCTIEGLVAIALLLGGGLSALQAASLTTGFPFAIVLLGMAVCVWMGLRSEVRESRG; encoded by the coding sequence TTGAAAACGCATTTAGAAGGAATACATGATCGAGAGTATCGCAAGCTATTCGGTTTAGATATTTATCTGACGCCAGTGTTTGTGATTTCCGGTATTACCATTGTCGCATTTGTGACTGGCGCTCTTGTCTTTCAGGAAGCCGCGACTGAAGGGTTTAAAAATATCCGCGAGTGGCTCACTGCGAATCTCGATTGGTTTTTTATTATTGCGGCCAATCTCGTCGTGCTCTTTTGTTTTTATGTGGCGCTATCGCCTCTTGGAAAGGTGCGCCTGGGCGGCGCAGATGCAAAACCCGAATACACCTATTTAACCTATCTTGCCATGCTTTTTGCTGCTGGCGTGGGCATAGGTTTGCTGTTTTTTGGGGTGGCGGAACCGGTGTACTACTTTAAAGCACCACCACTCGGCATTACGCCAGGAACTGAGGATGCCGTATCCGTAGGGATAGCGGCGACGGTTTTTCATTGGGGGCTACACGGCTGGGCAATCTATGGCGTCGTTGGACTCGCTCTGGGTTACTTCTCGTACAACCGGGGGTTGCCCCTCACCATTCGCTCGGCGTTCTATCCCTTATTTGGCGACCGCGTCTGGGGCTGGCCCGGACATATTATTGATACTTTCGCCATATTCGCGGGATTGTTTGGGCTTGCAACCTCTCTCGGTCTGGGGGTTCAGCAGGTTACTTCCGGATTAAATTATCTGTTTGATATTCCCGCGAACAACACCACTATGGTGGTGCTGATTGTGGCGATTACTTCCATCGCGCTCATATCGGTGCTGACGGGTATTAATGTTGGTATTAAGCGTTTGAGCCAGTTCAATATCATTATCGCGTTTTTGTTGTTATTGACTGTTATCTCGCTGGGTCCGACGCTCTACATTTTTCGCAGTATCTTCGCTGGTCTCGGCAGTTATTTCGCGCAGGTTGTACCGCTCAGCAATTGGATTGGGCGGGAGGATGTCGCCTTTGTGCGAGACTGGACGACTTTCTACTGGGCGTGGTGGTTTGCCTGGGCGCCGTTTGTCGGTACGTTCATCGCTCGCATTTCAAAGGGGCGCACAGTGCGCGAATTTGTCGTCTCTGTGCTTCTGCTGCCAACGCTTTTATGCCTGCTGTGGTTCGGCACTTTTAGCGGTACGGCGTTTTATCAACACCTCGTTGAGGGCTATACCGGTGTAACTGAGAATGTCGAGGCGTGGAAGCTCGAAATCGCATTGTTCAAAATGTTTGACAAATTGCCTATGGCGACACTGCTTTCATCTGTGGCGATGCTTCTGACCGTCGTGTTTTTCGTTACTTCGTCAGATTCTGGATCGTTGATTCTCGACACCATTGCAGCCGGGGGCAAGGTTGATGCGCCAGTCGCACAACGCGTTTTCTGGTGTACTATTGAGGGGTTAGTCGCCATAGCGCTTCTGCTGGGCGGAGGTTTGAGTGCGTTGCAGGCTGCCTCGCTCACTACTGGTTTTCCGTTCGCCATTGTGCTATTGGGAATGGCCGTCTGCGTGTGGATGGGGCTTCGCAGCGAAGTGCGGGAATCGCGTGGATGA
- the raiA gene encoding ribosome-associated translation inhibitor RaiA, whose translation MQMVISGHHYHVSDSTRTHIKAAISRFERFYTPVLGCQVTITKEEPAFRVDIIVNVHGQTLKASNAGSKLFPVIDGSAKKMIRQLKKLRDRRRKPRVISSLSEV comes from the coding sequence ATGCAAATGGTCATTTCTGGACATCATTACCATGTCTCGGACAGCACGCGTACCCATATAAAAGCTGCTATCTCTCGGTTTGAGCGATTTTACACACCCGTGCTGGGTTGTCAGGTCACCATTACAAAAGAGGAGCCTGCATTTCGCGTTGATATTATTGTCAATGTGCATGGACAAACCCTCAAAGCTTCCAATGCTGGTAGTAAGCTCTTTCCCGTTATCGATGGTTCGGCAAAGAAGATGATCCGACAATTGAAAAAACTGCGCGACCGGCGTAGAAAACCTCGCGTTATTTCCAGTCTAAGTGAGGTATAA
- a CDS encoding NAD(P)-dependent oxidoreductase — protein MKVLVTGSHGRVGGNLVRRLLDKGHDIRGFVYPGDASRAGKWDGIDAVEVVEGDLRDYEAVSRAVEGVDAVYHLAAAFASPHSHIEYLQINGLGTLHLLEAVREKIPNLQRFVYACTEAIYWKVEEAGRLFEKPVSEDMVSATHAMPYFLTKWIGEELVMNYHVQYGVPSVVCRFATIFEPSEFLTEDGVPKFCTLRPPLERLRRVKNPTDEQRAQLALMEEAWADGARVLVSRCPDGRSFKQEWADVRDIALGLSLSLERDEAVGEAFTLGGMLIVWEDDVPKVADYLGVGYTEATMPAPNFFEFDRTKTQNLLGYHAEHDLWSTLNTALAMQEGKETDVVPTGVRYG, from the coding sequence ATGAAAGTTCTCGTGACGGGATCACACGGTAGGGTAGGGGGCAATCTGGTCAGACGTTTGCTCGATAAAGGCCACGATATACGCGGCTTTGTCTATCCCGGGGACGCCAGCCGGGCGGGCAAATGGGATGGCATTGATGCAGTCGAGGTCGTAGAAGGCGACTTGCGCGATTACGAGGCTGTATCTCGTGCGGTTGAGGGTGTGGATGCCGTATATCACCTGGCTGCGGCTTTTGCAAGTCCGCATAGCCATATTGAATATTTGCAGATCAATGGGCTGGGCACACTGCATTTACTCGAAGCGGTGCGCGAGAAAATCCCCAATTTACAGCGTTTTGTCTATGCATGTACAGAAGCGATATACTGGAAGGTTGAAGAAGCTGGACGTTTGTTTGAGAAGCCAGTTTCCGAAGATATGGTCAGTGCGACTCATGCAATGCCGTATTTTTTGACCAAGTGGATCGGCGAAGAATTGGTGATGAATTACCATGTTCAATACGGCGTTCCGAGCGTTGTGTGTCGGTTTGCAACTATTTTTGAGCCGAGTGAATTTTTGACCGAAGATGGTGTCCCCAAATTTTGTACCCTCAGACCTCCGCTCGAAAGATTGCGACGTGTGAAAAACCCCACAGATGAACAGAGGGCGCAACTCGCATTGATGGAAGAAGCCTGGGCAGATGGTGCGCGGGTTCTGGTTAGCAGGTGCCCCGATGGCAGGAGTTTTAAGCAGGAGTGGGCAGATGTGCGGGATATTGCCCTCGGCCTTTCTCTGAGTTTGGAGCGCGATGAAGCCGTGGGCGAGGCATTTACACTTGGCGGAATGCTCATCGTGTGGGAAGACGATGTTCCAAAAGTTGCCGATTATCTCGGCGTAGGCTACACAGAAGCGACCATGCCTGCGCCGAATTTTTTTGAATTTGATCGGACAAAAACGCAAAATTTGCTCGGGTATCACGCTGAGCACGACCTGTGGAGCACGCTGAATACAGCTCTTGCGATGCAAGAGGGTAAAGAGACAGATGTTGTTCCCACGGGGGTGCGATACGGATAA